One window of the Pseudomonas sp. S04 genome contains the following:
- a CDS encoding HopJ type III effector protein, translated as MTDLNTLRASLKTGEHAFAQTLAFIGANYDYQPQAFNNGGVENAAGQNEGSCKTLGLAVLEGLSDEETLLAFGEHYRAVLATPEGSDHGNIRALMIHGLAGVKLSAQPLARR; from the coding sequence ATGACTGACCTGAACACCCTGCGCGCCAGCCTCAAGACCGGTGAACATGCATTTGCCCAGACCCTGGCCTTCATCGGCGCGAACTACGACTACCAGCCGCAAGCCTTCAATAACGGTGGCGTGGAAAACGCCGCCGGACAGAACGAAGGTTCGTGCAAGACCCTGGGCCTGGCTGTGCTGGAAGGCTTGAGCGATGAAGAAACCCTGCTGGCATTCGGTGAGCACTACCGTGCTGTGCTGGCCACCCCAGAGGGCAGTGACCACGGCAATATCCGTGCGCTGATGATCCATGGGTTGGCGGGGGTCAAGCTCTCGGCACAACCGCTGGCACGGCGCTGA